Proteins from a single region of Punica granatum isolate Tunisia-2019 chromosome 8, ASM765513v2, whole genome shotgun sequence:
- the LOC116188687 gene encoding uncharacterized protein LOC116188687, whose protein sequence is MAAKNDNMGFVSESLPLNRSFDCEEDFEEAGTFSGCRCVGGLCIRIWPRRKRSALLGDLLSHRPGEAPEGRFIEEDVGKVARPGSGGLSSPKWKMFIRRFRFGSRKKRTAKFHYDAKTYALNFDDGVEREDGYYFSFSSRYAAPPRMSAG, encoded by the coding sequence ATGGCTGCGAAGAACGACAACATGGGCTTCGTTAGCGAGTCTCTTCCATTAAACAGAAGTTTCGACTGTGAAGAGGACTTTGAAGAGGCTGGCACATTCTCAGGTTGCAGATGCGTCGGGGGATTATGTATCAGGATATGGCCCCGGCGGAAGAGGAGTGCGCTGTTGGGCGACCTGCTATCTCATCGCCCGGGAGAAGCTCCAGAAGGTCGGTTCATCGAAGAGGATGTTGGGAAGGTTGCGAGGCCAGGGTCTGGCGGACTGAGCAGTCCTAAGTGGAAGATGTTCATCCGGAGGTTCCGGTTTGGGAGCAGAAAGAAGAGGACAGCAAAGTTTCACTACGATGCGAAGACTTATGCGCTTAATTTCGATGACGGGGTCGAGAGAGAAGATGGATACTATTTCAGCTTCTCGAGTCGATATGCAGCTCCTCCCAGGATGAGTGCTGGTTAG